One stretch of Serinicoccus hydrothermalis DNA includes these proteins:
- a CDS encoding MerR family transcriptional regulator: MSSPAPDHAGTVAPGGVSIGAVLRELHGDFPDLTQSKIRYLEQEGLISPERRASGYRLFTEADIARLRFILTAQRDRFWPHKVIKDALDRLDRGLDVPGLTGPAPEADAGHPAPAPPPEPATHAPVSDLSAGALRRRRAVRLSPAELRERTGLDAAAYSQLKAFGLLRTDAGGKHHADDVDVAEAAVALSRFGLEARHLRLFRVAADREIGLTQQLLEPLRRRRARGASGPDPAEREAELLAQTLSLHVALVRSGLNQSR, encoded by the coding sequence GTGAGCTCACCGGCACCCGACCACGCCGGGACGGTGGCGCCCGGCGGGGTGTCGATCGGTGCCGTCCTGCGCGAGCTGCACGGCGACTTCCCCGACCTCACGCAGTCCAAGATCCGCTACCTCGAGCAGGAGGGGCTCATCAGCCCCGAGCGGCGGGCCTCCGGCTACCGCCTGTTCACCGAGGCCGACATCGCCCGGCTGCGCTTCATCCTCACCGCCCAGCGGGACCGCTTCTGGCCGCACAAGGTCATCAAGGACGCCCTGGACCGGCTCGACCGGGGGCTGGACGTGCCCGGGCTGACCGGGCCCGCACCGGAGGCCGACGCCGGCCACCCGGCCCCGGCCCCGCCGCCCGAGCCGGCCACGCACGCGCCGGTCTCCGACCTCAGCGCGGGTGCGCTGCGCCGCCGCCGTGCGGTGCGGCTCTCCCCGGCGGAGCTGCGCGAGCGCACCGGTCTGGACGCGGCGGCATACTCCCAGCTCAAGGCCTTCGGGCTGCTGCGCACGGACGCCGGGGGCAAGCACCACGCCGACGACGTCGACGTGGCCGAGGCCGCGGTGGCGCTGTCCCGCTTCGGCCTGGAGGCCCGGCACCTGCGGCTGTTCCGGGTCGCGGCGGACCGGGAGATCGGGCTCACCCAGCAGCTGCTCGAGCCGCTGCGGCGGCGACGCGCCCGGGGCGCCTCCGGCCCTGACCCCGCCGAGCGGGAGGCCGAGCTGCTGGCCCAGACGCTCTCGCTGCACGTCGCGCTGGTGCGCTCCGGGCTCAACCAGTCCCGCTGA
- a CDS encoding MerR family transcriptional regulator — protein sequence MLFSDDTAALDDGIGYRGPTVCGAAGVTYRQLDYWARTGLLEPSVRNPSGSGTQRLYSFRDILVLKIIKRLLDTGISLQQIRVAVNALRERGVQDLARITLMSDGASVYECTSDDEVIDLVRGGQGVFAIAVGSVWREVEGQLAELPSERADEPPVDHPGDELSARRRARKTS from the coding sequence ATGTTGTTCTCGGACGACACGGCGGCGCTGGACGACGGCATCGGCTACCGCGGCCCGACGGTCTGCGGCGCAGCGGGCGTGACCTACCGCCAGCTCGACTACTGGGCCCGGACCGGGCTGCTCGAGCCCTCGGTGCGCAACCCCTCCGGCTCGGGGACGCAGCGGCTCTACAGCTTCCGCGACATCCTCGTCCTCAAGATCATCAAGCGGCTGCTCGACACCGGCATCTCGCTGCAGCAGATCCGGGTGGCCGTCAACGCCCTGCGGGAGCGGGGCGTGCAGGACCTCGCCCGCATCACCCTCATGAGCGACGGTGCCAGCGTCTACGAGTGCACCAGCGACGACGAGGTCATCGACCTCGTCCGCGGCGGCCAGGGCGTCTTCGCCATCGCCGTCGGCAGCGTCTGGCGCGAGGTGGAGGGGCAGCTCGCCGAGCTCCCCAGCGAGCGTGCCGACGAGCCGCCGGTGGACCACCCCGGCGACGAGCTGTCCGCGCGCCGGCGCGCCCGCAAGACCTCCTGA
- a CDS encoding bifunctional nuclease family protein: protein MKELDVLGVRVEMPTNSPIVLLRERDGQRYVPIWIAAPEATAIAYAQQGVEPPRPLTHDLMVTVIEALGRKLERVQITELQDGIFYAELHFDGDVVLSARPSDAIALALRSATPILTTEDLLDEVGVTMAVEEEDEVERFREFLDEVSAEDFESSAGGGDEEGRP from the coding sequence GTGAAAGAGCTCGACGTGCTCGGTGTCCGGGTCGAGATGCCGACCAACAGTCCCATCGTGCTGCTGCGCGAGCGTGACGGCCAGCGCTACGTGCCCATCTGGATCGCCGCGCCGGAGGCGACGGCCATCGCCTACGCCCAGCAGGGCGTGGAGCCGCCTCGCCCGCTGACCCACGACCTCATGGTCACGGTCATCGAGGCGCTCGGCCGCAAGCTCGAACGGGTGCAGATCACCGAGCTGCAGGACGGCATCTTCTATGCCGAGCTGCACTTCGACGGTGACGTGGTGCTCTCCGCCCGACCGTCGGACGCGATCGCGCTGGCGCTGCGCTCGGCCACCCCGATCCTCACCACCGAGGACCTCCTGGACGAGGTGGGCGTGACCATGGCCGTCGAGGAGGAGGACGAGGTGGAGCGCTTCCGCGAGTTCCTCGACGAGGTGTCGGCCGAGGACTTCGAGTCCTCCGCGGGTGGCGGGGACGAGGAGGGGCGGCCGTGA